A window of Eucalyptus grandis isolate ANBG69807.140 chromosome 4, ASM1654582v1, whole genome shotgun sequence genomic DNA:
TTTCAGGATCAGCACCGTATGTTCAGAAATATGTAATAGCAACTAGATTTCGATAGAACCGCTTCTGGTCCATTGGCCGCTTCAAAATAACACCAGCCTTACCAGCCAAATAATTTGGCAAGACAGAAGATGCAGAAAAGTGGGAGGCTTAAAGGACGAGAAAATTGTTTCAACCAAGGACGGTGTTAGCATACGCATTTTGGGATGCAACGAATGACAAGCAGAAAAACATGTTGACTAAACAGCAAAATATCCGCAATCACTCATTAGCCTCAAATTTCTCCGCTGGACGAGGAGGCAATCCCAACTTGCAAGTTGCCAAGGTATTAGATTCCAAACTGTCAATTTCCAGTCCCAGAAGCAAAAGACTCAAGCTCAACCGGTCCTGATGGGAAGTAACACAAGCAACATCTGAAGGGGACTTCAAGCAAACACATGTAAAGCGAAGTTATTCAATTCCTAGGTATCAAAAAAAGCCGGTCGCAAGAACTTATTCTCCAGGTCCTATAATTCGCCAATTCGAGCACTCGCAACGCTCGAAAACTcttgagaaaagggaaaaagttgTTGCTTTACTTAACAACCTACCTGCCCAGAACGCATGATACTCACTCAGCTCCACATGGACAAAATTTCGCCATAGTACCATAATAATGCTTGCCATACTAAAACTTTCTGCAGGACAATCAATTGACAAGCAaagaactaatttttttttcctttttcaaggaTAAACTGTCACATCGTATCAAATCGTCTACATAAGCAGATGACAGATTCTACAATTCGCAACAGGAAATTAtagatttttaagaaaaaaagtacaCGCACCCAAGGAATACAATACCATATCCACAGAAATTAGAGGAAAATTAATTATGCTATCCCACAAAAATCcatcttgaaaagaaaaatgaagaaatttggaGATTATTTTTACCCCAGTGACCTTCACATACTGTCCATCCACAGCGCCCCTGAGCTCGGCGTCCGCGTACTTCCTCACAAACCCTAGCAGCCCCCTCCTCCTCCACGCCCAGTTCCatgccaccaccgccaccgccggcgCCACCAcggccgccaccgccaccagtaTCACCGCCTTCTTCACCGCCGCCATCAGGAACGCCCCCACCAGCACCCCCATCGCCACCACTATCAGGAACACCCACACCACCGCCTTCGACACCCGGAACCCCACCCTCGCCTCCTCGCTCAGGCTCGTCACCGCCGACCCGTACACCGCCTTCCCCGACGTCCCCCCGCTGCCgccccgcccccgccgccgccgccgccgggtcCAGCTGGCCCGACCTCGCCCGCCCGGAGCCGAGCGGGCCCGACCCTATCGGCCCGGAGGTGATCAGCCCCGTCGGCGTCAGGGGCGTCAGGGGGCCGGAGGTCTTCTTGACGGGGCCGGAGTTGGAGCCGGGCTTGGGCACCGGCCCGGAGTTGGGTCCGGATCGGACGGATCCGCTGTTGTGctgggaggaggaggaggggcggGAGTGCTTGAGGGAAGGAGGGCCCTCGCCGGAGACCGGAATGTCGAACATCttcccgagctcgccggacttCTTGACGTCGCCGCCGGTGTACGGCACCGCCCGCGACCCCATTGTCGGCGGCCGCTCCTTCGCCTGCTCCGGCCGCCCCGACACGTAGAGCCCGTTGCTCAGCTGGTGCGACGGGATTCGACTCCCCATCCCCGCGACCTTCTTCCCTTcccctagagagagaaagaagagagagagagagagagagagagagagtgcctgtgaggagagagaaagtagagagagggagtgaAGTGGTGGagcttgaggaagaagaaggaaggagtgTTTTTTGGGAAAAGGTGGGTTGGCGGAGGGTGAAATGACGGAAAAGGGCTCGCCGGAATGTGATAATGACGTCCCCGTCCCCGCGCTTTCTTCCCAGTTGGAGGCAacagaaaatacataaataaataaatagataaataaatacaacataataatttcctctctttttttatacGTTTATTTCTGGGGGTTTTGTCGTTTAGTCCTCCGGGAAGAAGCAGGGACCCCTTCTCAATGGCCCGAATTACTTCTTTGCCCCTTGCCGTCAATTACAGCATCCGTGCCCTTGACTCCTTGGAACATGACCATTGCAGCGAACCAGAAAATCCGTTTAATTGGGAACAGACTCAAAATATGTGCTTTTCAGTTTCCATAATGCAGGTCGGGCatgtgaaaaaaatataaaaaaatttccatttattatcgataatttttttcagctCAATGTGAATAAACTCATGCGGAAGGGTTTTCTCAACAAGGTTAAAATAGTAAAATGGGACTGAAAAACCCAACATTCCATAAATGAGCATGTAGCAGCAATCAAATGATTGAAACCCCTTAAGCTCTGTAAATCCAGGAAATTAAAAAGTGAACAGCAAGAAACGGGTCAATATAAT
This region includes:
- the LOC104441446 gene encoding uncharacterized membrane protein At1g16860, giving the protein MGSRIPSHQLSNGLYVSGRPEQAKERPPTMGSRAVPYTGGDVKKSGELGKMFDIPVSGEGPPSLKHSRPSSSSQHNSGSVRSGPNSGPVPKPGSNSGPVKKTSGPLTPLTPTGLITSGPIGSGPLGSGRARSGQLDPAAAAAVYGSAVTSLSEEARVGFRVSKAVVWVFLIVVAMGVLVGAFLMAAVKKAVILVAVAAVVAPAVAVVAWNWAWRRRGLLGFVRKYADAELRGAVDGQYVKVTGVVTCGSIPLESSYQKVQRCVYISTELYEYKGWGGKSANPKHRCFSWGCRHSERYMADFYISDFHSGLRALVKAGYGAKVAPFVKPTTAADVTKEKKDLSPSFLRWLAERSLSYDDRVMRLKEGYIKEGSTVSVMGVVRRHDNVLMIVPPPEPISTGCQWRQCLLPTYVEGLIVMCADNQETDVVNV